CATCCGATCAAGGGCAACAACATCGTCAATGGTCAGGTTTGCCGGGTCCGCAATCAGGTAGTTCTCGTTGTATATCATTTGCCCGTGAGGATAGAACTGGCTGGAACCGACCAGGATTGACCCATTGCCAAACCCGTGCATACCATTCCCCAAACCTCCATTGAAATAGAATCCCATCGCTGCTGCAAATCCAATCGCCGCTACGATGACGGTCACTTCAAGGGCTTTTAGGGCGGCTTTCCCGCTTATGGCCGATTCCAGGTCATCAGTCATCACGTCCGTTACCCTCCGGTGGCAGAGCCATATGGCGCCAACCGCACACGCGATGATAGTGACCATGATGAACAGGTTTCCCGTGGTCATCCCGAACCCAAGGGAGAAAACCATTGCCGCGAGGAGGATGGCAAGACAAACATAGTAAGTCTGTTTTTTCATGATCTCACAATGTAACATATATTTCTCTTTTAGATAAATATACTTCTCATATTGGGAATGTTGTTTCGCATTTTCCGGATACATAGCGCTGAATGTTCAACCGAACACACAATAATTACTGGCCGGGTCGCGCAGCCAGGGGCACAGCTGAAATGACCGTGGCCGGGGAATATCCCCCGGTTCATGAACGGAAAGCCGTCGCAGGATTCTTCCGGCCGTAAACCGGCTTCAAAAAAGGGAAAGCTAATATTCCATCAGTTGAATTCTCTCTCTTAATATCAGGAGGTACACGCACGATGAATCAGGAGGGATCCCCCCTTTACCGCCAAGTCAGCCTTGACCGGGAGTATCTTGCAGGAAAGATTCTGGACAGGTACGCGGAGGTTCACAAAAAAACCTGGGGGAATTTCAGCCCACGCCGCAGGGAACAGATCCGGGAGGAGATTTACGCAGTAGTCCAAAGCCTCCAGGAATCACTTGCAACCGGCAGTCCGGCGTTTCTCATCGATTTTACCTGCCGGCAACAGTCCCGTCTTATCTCACAGCATTTTCCATCAGAATTTGTTGTTTCATACCTCGGGGTTTTCTGTGAGGTTATTGCGCAGGAACTGTCCCCGGACTACCGAAAGAACGCCGATGTGTTCATCCGGAAGGCGGTTTCTGCCCTGAAACCGGGCCCTGAAGGAACCGGACCGTGTGCACATCACAAGTTATCCCTCAGCCCGCCAGCCCGCTCATTCCTCGATGCCGCTCTCACGGCCGACCCCGCCCAGGGCGAGGCGATCATCGATAAGGCGCTCTCTTCCGGTATGAAGGTTCACGACATTTATACCGGGATCTTCCAGCCGGTCCTTGCCGAGACGGGGAGACTCTGGCAGGAGAATGAGGCCAGCATAGCACAGGAGCATTACATTTCCGGCTTTATCCGTCGGATCATGAACCGTATTCACGACAGCACGATTGCCACGGGCAGGACAAAACTGAAGAGGAAGACCGTTGTCGCAGCCTGTGTCGGCGAGGAACTTCACGAGATAGGTATCCGCATGGTAGCAGATTTCTTCGAGCGGGATGGCTGGGACGTTTACTTTATCGGGGCAAACACACCCACAAAGTGTATCCTCGCGGCAGTAGCGGAGCAGAAGGCCGACGTTGTAGCCCTCTCGATCACCATGCCCGCCCGGCTTCCCGATATCCAGTACCTGATCCGGTCGTTCCGGGCGGACCCGGATATGGCGAAGGTGAAGATCATTGTCGGCGGTTACCCGTTCGGGGTCATACCGGATCTCTGGAAACAGGTCGGGGCTGATGCCGGTGCTGTAAGTGCCGACGAGGCGGTTGCCGCAGCTCACCGGCTCACTGCCGGTAACCGCCAGGCTTGACATCCGCTCTGTGCGAGGATCGACGTATGATAAAAACTGGCCTGTTCCGGACAAAAAAACCCGACCGTGTCCGGTCACCGGATGGGGGAGGCCGGGTGGCGGCTCCTGCTTTTTGTTATTTCAGGCCCT
Above is a window of uncultured Methanoregula sp. DNA encoding:
- a CDS encoding DUF2178 domain-containing protein, which codes for MKKQTYYVCLAILLAAMVFSLGFGMTTGNLFIMVTIIACAVGAIWLCHRRVTDVMTDDLESAISGKAALKALEVTVIVAAIGFAAAMGFYFNGGLGNGMHGFGNGSILVGSSQFYPHGQMIYNENYLIADPANLTIDDVVALDRMSADSHRVREFPLAFGVALGAGVIFLVGLYAAFSYYYTKKYEE
- a CDS encoding cobalamin-dependent protein (Presence of a B(12) (cobalamin)-binding domain implies dependence on cobalamin itself, in one of its several forms, or in some unusual lineages, dependence on a cobalamin-like analog.); the encoded protein is MNQEGSPLYRQVSLDREYLAGKILDRYAEVHKKTWGNFSPRRREQIREEIYAVVQSLQESLATGSPAFLIDFTCRQQSRLISQHFPSEFVVSYLGVFCEVIAQELSPDYRKNADVFIRKAVSALKPGPEGTGPCAHHKLSLSPPARSFLDAALTADPAQGEAIIDKALSSGMKVHDIYTGIFQPVLAETGRLWQENEASIAQEHYISGFIRRIMNRIHDSTIATGRTKLKRKTVVAACVGEELHEIGIRMVADFFERDGWDVYFIGANTPTKCILAAVAEQKADVVALSITMPARLPDIQYLIRSFRADPDMAKVKIIVGGYPFGVIPDLWKQVGADAGAVSADEAVAAAHRLTAGNRQA